A DNA window from Pseudomonas tohonis contains the following coding sequences:
- a CDS encoding DUF72 domain-containing protein, giving the protein MAEIRIGISGWRYAPWRGDFYPKGLVQKKELRFASRAVNSIEINGSFYALQTPERYAGWAADTPEDFVFSVKAPRYITHVTRLRELEQPLANFMASGLFRLGGKLGPVLWQFPPSFKFDPTLFADFLQALPHDSDAARDLARHSDARMHVEGYLDIPKGLRLRHAVEIRNDSFLDEAFVALLRRHKVALVVADTAKKWPYAEDLTSDFVYMRLHGDKQLYASGYSDAALDAWQRRIEAWTRGSQPEDARLISAKAPARRKSRDLYCYFDNDIKVRAPYDARQLLERLGLAGHLQTEPGQPLEGADL; this is encoded by the coding sequence ATGGCAGAGATCCGTATCGGCATTTCCGGCTGGCGCTACGCCCCCTGGCGGGGTGATTTCTACCCCAAGGGCCTGGTGCAGAAGAAGGAGCTGCGCTTCGCCTCCCGCGCCGTCAACAGCATCGAGATCAACGGCTCCTTCTACGCCCTGCAGACGCCCGAGCGCTACGCCGGCTGGGCGGCCGACACCCCCGAGGACTTCGTCTTCAGCGTCAAGGCGCCGCGCTACATCACCCATGTGACGCGCCTGCGCGAGCTGGAGCAGCCCCTGGCCAACTTCATGGCCTCGGGGCTGTTCCGCCTGGGCGGGAAGCTGGGGCCGGTGCTCTGGCAATTCCCGCCCAGCTTCAAGTTCGACCCCACGCTGTTCGCCGATTTTCTGCAAGCCCTGCCCCACGACAGCGACGCCGCCCGTGACCTGGCCCGCCACAGCGACGCGCGCATGCACGTGGAGGGCTACCTGGACATTCCCAAGGGCCTGCGCCTGCGCCACGCGGTGGAGATCCGCAACGACAGCTTCCTCGACGAGGCCTTCGTCGCCCTGCTGCGCCGGCACAAGGTGGCGCTGGTGGTCGCCGACACGGCGAAGAAGTGGCCCTACGCGGAGGACCTCACCAGCGACTTCGTCTACATGCGCCTGCACGGCGACAAGCAGCTCTACGCCAGCGGCTACTCGGACGCCGCGCTGGACGCCTGGCAGCGCCGCATCGAAGCCTGGACCCGTGGCAGCCAGCCCGAGGACGCCCGGCTGATCAGCGCCAAGGCACCGGCCCGGCGCAAAAGCCGCGACCTGTACTGCTACTTCGACAACGACATCAAGGTGCGCGCGCCCTATGACGCCCGCCAGCTGCTGGAACGACTCGGCCTGGCCGGGCACCTGCAGACCGAACCCGGCCAGCCCCTGGAAGGAGCCGACCTGTGA
- a CDS encoding endonuclease/exonuclease/phosphatase family protein encodes MNTVTSAPLPATDLLPAVHQLRIITVNTHKGFTPLNRRFILPELRDAVRTLGADLVFLQEVLGTHQLHARRFSNWPPTPQYEFLADSMWTDFAYGRNAVYPEGDHGNALLSKFPILRYENLDASIAGNEERGLLHSVLDVPGHREVHAICVHLGLREAHRREQLELLCRLLDSLPPLAPVIVAGDFNDWRVRADDILASRGMVEAFVNAYGAPARSFPARWPLLRLDRVYVRNATSHSPQVLLRRPWSHLSDHAPLLVEVHL; translated from the coding sequence GTGAATACCGTCACCAGTGCCCCCTTGCCCGCCACCGACCTGCTGCCGGCCGTGCACCAGCTGCGCATCATCACGGTGAACACCCACAAGGGCTTCACGCCCCTCAACCGCCGCTTCATCCTCCCGGAGCTGCGCGATGCCGTGCGCACCCTCGGTGCCGACCTGGTGTTCCTGCAGGAGGTGCTCGGCACCCACCAGCTGCATGCCAGGCGCTTCAGCAACTGGCCGCCGACGCCCCAGTACGAATTCCTCGCCGACAGCATGTGGACCGACTTCGCCTACGGCCGCAACGCGGTCTACCCGGAAGGCGACCACGGCAATGCGCTGCTGTCGAAATTCCCCATCCTGCGCTACGAGAACCTCGATGCGTCCATCGCCGGCAACGAGGAACGCGGCCTGCTGCATTCGGTGCTGGACGTGCCCGGCCACCGCGAGGTGCATGCCATCTGCGTGCACCTGGGGCTGCGCGAAGCCCACCGCCGCGAACAGCTGGAACTGCTCTGCCGCCTGCTCGACAGCCTGCCGCCGCTGGCGCCGGTGATAGTCGCCGGCGACTTCAACGACTGGCGCGTGCGCGCCGACGACATCCTCGCCAGCCGCGGCATGGTCGAGGCCTTCGTCAACGCCTATGGCGCCCCGGCACGCAGCTTCCCGGCACGCTGGCCGCTGCTGCGCCTGGATCGCGTCTACGTGCGCAATGCCACCAGCCACTCACCCCAGGTGCTGCTGCGCCGGCCCTGGTCCCACCTGTCCGACCACGCCCCCTTGCTTGTGGAGGTGCACCTGTGA
- the clsB gene encoding cardiolipin synthase ClsB: protein MKFDWREGNHVELLINGEAFFPAVFEAIDKARHEVLLETFIVFEDKVGLRLKETLIAAARRGVRVELTVDGYGTADLGTRYIREMTEAGVNLHMFDPRPRVLGMRTNLFRRLHRKLVVVDGELGFIGGINFCADHLADFGPMAKQDYAVAVRGPIVCDLHRTCGQLLSHSASEVHSLLPESPENREAGPARMLLSIRDNERHRNDIEEQYLRALRSARQRLVVANAYFFPGYRLLRELRNAARRGVQVTLILQGQPDMPLVRLCSRLLYNYLLRDGVVIHEYCQRPLHGKVALVDGEWATVGSSNLDPLSLSLNLEANLVIRDPAFNRQLHDHLQQLADAKCNRVTLQRITRGHWWRAPLIFLSFHFLRHFPAIAGWFPAHSPRIKSLQPLEDAGVEPVYEQQEKSS from the coding sequence GTGAAATTCGACTGGCGTGAAGGCAACCATGTCGAGTTGCTGATCAATGGCGAGGCCTTCTTCCCGGCGGTGTTCGAGGCCATCGACAAGGCCCGCCACGAAGTGCTGCTGGAGACCTTCATCGTCTTCGAGGACAAGGTCGGCCTGCGCCTCAAGGAGACCCTGATCGCCGCCGCACGGCGCGGCGTGCGCGTGGAGCTGACGGTGGACGGCTACGGCACCGCCGACCTCGGCACCCGCTACATCCGCGAGATGACCGAGGCCGGCGTCAACCTGCACATGTTCGACCCACGCCCCCGGGTACTGGGCATGCGCACCAACCTGTTCCGCCGCCTGCACCGCAAGCTGGTGGTGGTGGACGGCGAGCTGGGCTTCATCGGCGGTATCAACTTCTGCGCCGATCACCTCGCCGACTTCGGCCCCATGGCCAAGCAGGACTACGCGGTGGCGGTACGCGGGCCCATCGTCTGCGACCTGCACCGTACCTGCGGCCAGCTGCTGTCCCACAGCGCCAGCGAGGTGCACAGCCTGCTGCCGGAATCGCCGGAAAACCGCGAGGCCGGGCCTGCCCGCATGCTGCTGTCGATCCGCGACAACGAGCGCCATCGCAACGACATCGAGGAACAGTACCTGCGCGCGCTGCGCTCGGCCCGGCAGCGGCTGGTGGTGGCCAATGCCTATTTCTTCCCTGGCTACCGCCTGCTGCGCGAGCTGCGCAATGCCGCCCGGCGCGGCGTACAGGTGACCCTGATCCTCCAGGGCCAGCCGGACATGCCGCTGGTGCGCCTGTGCTCGCGGCTGCTCTACAACTACCTGCTGCGCGACGGCGTGGTGATACACGAATACTGCCAGCGGCCGCTGCACGGCAAGGTGGCGCTGGTGGACGGCGAATGGGCCACGGTGGGCTCGAGCAACCTCGACCCGCTGAGCCTGTCGCTGAACCTGGAGGCCAACCTGGTGATCCGCGACCCGGCCTTCAACCGGCAGTTGCACGACCACCTGCAGCAGCTCGCCGACGCCAAGTGCAATCGCGTGACGTTGCAGCGCATCACAAGGGGCCACTGGTGGCGGGCGCCACTGATCTTCCTCAGCTTCCACTTCCTGCGGCACTTCCCGGCCATCGCCGGCTGGTTCCCCGCCCACTCACCGCGCATCAAGTCGCTGCAGCCGCTGGAGGATGCCGGCGTCGAGCCGGTCTACGAACAACAGGAGAAAAGCTCATGA
- a CDS encoding lysylphosphatidylglycerol synthase domain-containing protein yields the protein MSARKATWKTWAKRGLTAFFFCLVPVLLFMLVKNLDWQEVRQAIANYKATTLALAGLACAASYATYCCFDLVGRHYTAHKLPAWQTIPVTFVCYAFNLNLSSWVGGIALRYRLYSRLGLDVPTITKVLSLSLITNWLGYMLLAGCVFSLRLVDLPEGWKIGETGLQLIGFALVAAALAYLAACRFSKRRNWRFRNQELTLPSLRMALIQVGLGMLNWSLMAALIWILLPKEAFYPSILGILLISSIAGVITHIPAGLGVLEAVFIALMQHQMSKGTLLAALIGYRAIYFLLPLAIACVVYLVLERRAKQIRKRDWAHEG from the coding sequence ATGAGCGCGCGCAAGGCCACCTGGAAGACCTGGGCCAAGCGCGGCCTGACGGCGTTCTTCTTCTGCCTGGTGCCGGTGCTGCTGTTCATGCTGGTGAAGAACCTCGACTGGCAGGAAGTGCGCCAGGCCATCGCCAACTACAAGGCCACCACCCTGGCGCTGGCCGGGCTGGCCTGCGCGGCGAGCTACGCCACCTACTGCTGCTTCGACCTGGTGGGCCGCCACTACACCGCGCACAAGCTGCCGGCCTGGCAGACCATCCCGGTCACCTTCGTCTGCTACGCCTTCAACCTCAACCTCAGCTCCTGGGTGGGCGGCATCGCCCTGCGCTACCGCCTCTACTCGCGCCTGGGGCTGGACGTGCCGACCATCACCAAGGTGCTCAGCCTGAGCCTGATCACCAACTGGCTGGGCTACATGCTGCTGGCCGGCTGCGTCTTCTCCCTGCGCCTGGTGGACCTGCCCGAAGGCTGGAAGATCGGCGAGACCGGCCTGCAACTGATCGGCTTCGCCCTGGTGGCCGCCGCCCTCGCCTACCTCGCCGCCTGCCGCTTCTCCAAGCGCCGCAACTGGCGCTTCCGCAACCAGGAGCTGACCCTGCCGAGCCTGCGCATGGCGCTGATCCAGGTCGGCCTGGGCATGCTCAACTGGTCGTTGATGGCGGCGCTGATCTGGATCCTGCTGCCCAAGGAAGCCTTCTACCCGTCGATCCTCGGCATCCTCCTGATCAGCAGCATCGCCGGGGTCATCACCCACATCCCCGCCGGGCTCGGCGTGCTGGAGGCGGTGTTCATCGCCCTGATGCAGCACCAGATGTCCAAGGGCACCCTCCTCGCCGCGCTGATCGGCTACCGCGCCATCTACTTCCTCCTGCCCCTGGCCATCGCCTGCGTGGTGTACCTGGTGCTCGAACGCCGCGCCAAGCAGATCCGCAAGCGCGATTGGGCGCATGAGGGGTGA
- a CDS encoding LysR family transcriptional regulator, producing MALQENDHPASGGGAVSEHGADEGFAGLDMEAAHFFVVAARCGCFMQAARSLSVKPTLLRKKLGVLAAWAGHPLFQHQGNALVLSPEGRRLRTQLAARLAVLSPGLAQNEDQPLVRIAVAEPLLHDILGRDLLAFLRQHANVRLELARLDEGEAPAADTDLRVWLAPPGDATPWPGFASAHQVCLAQMEYLPHIAKRYSRETSRPRSLVELADYMLVDLHGYAGIEALRPWNLAIAERRAGVTRVNSYEMLRQMIQWSACIGLLPHYVSQLDKNLMALPALFEPRMDMQAWLAVRAGEEEREEVRRLVALVHAAFDERRDWF from the coding sequence ATGGCATTGCAGGAGAACGACCACCCGGCAAGCGGCGGCGGCGCCGTGAGCGAGCACGGGGCCGACGAGGGCTTCGCCGGCCTGGACATGGAGGCGGCGCACTTCTTCGTGGTGGCCGCCCGTTGCGGCTGCTTCATGCAGGCGGCGCGCAGCCTGAGCGTCAAGCCGACGCTGCTGCGCAAGAAGCTCGGGGTGCTGGCGGCCTGGGCCGGGCACCCGCTGTTCCAGCACCAGGGCAACGCCCTGGTGCTGAGCCCCGAAGGCCGGCGCCTGCGCACCCAGCTGGCGGCGCGCCTGGCGGTGCTGTCCCCGGGCCTGGCGCAGAACGAAGACCAGCCGCTGGTGCGCATCGCCGTCGCCGAGCCGCTGCTGCACGACATCCTCGGCCGCGACCTGCTGGCCTTCCTCCGCCAGCACGCCAACGTGCGCCTGGAACTGGCACGCCTCGACGAGGGCGAGGCGCCGGCGGCGGACACCGACCTGCGCGTATGGCTGGCCCCGCCCGGTGACGCCACGCCCTGGCCGGGTTTCGCCAGCGCCCACCAGGTGTGCCTGGCCCAGATGGAATACCTGCCCCACATCGCCAAGCGCTACTCCCGCGAGACCAGCCGCCCGCGCAGCCTGGTGGAGCTTGCGGACTACATGCTGGTCGACCTCCACGGCTACGCCGGCATCGAGGCGCTGCGACCCTGGAACCTGGCCATCGCCGAACGCCGCGCCGGGGTCACCCGAGTCAACTCCTACGAAATGCTCCGGCAGATGATCCAGTGGAGCGCCTGCATCGGCCTGTTGCCCCATTACGTCAGCCAGCTGGACAAGAACCTCATGGCCCTGCCGGCGTTGTTCGAACCGCGCATGGACATGCAGGCCTGGCTCGCTGTCCGTGCCGGCGAAGAAGAGCGCGAGGAAGTCCGCCGCCTCGTCGCCCTGGTGCATGCCGCCTTCGATGAGCGCCGGGATTGGTTCTAG
- a CDS encoding peptidylprolyl isomerase → MNAKGRMVGIGALAAVALAVGLALGLRPGSAPEAAVQAAPQVQQARVSTQAAPAERAVARLGELELGEGELQAVLDGLPPATREQLRADRGALEGWVRGRLAEKALLQQAQAQGWEERPDIQRLTRAATEQILLRTYLESVSQVPADYPGDAELQAAYEAGKDNWMTPALYRVSQIFLAVGPGAAEEQVRKQAIELARRATAANADFAALARQYSQDARTAEQGGDTGLQPLAQFVPAMRQVLARQRVGSVTEPLRSEAGYHILKLTEQQPGRVASLDEVRDRLRQALRAQRQQQVARAYLDGMVSSATLSIDGASLNQALERAH, encoded by the coding sequence ATGAACGCCAAGGGCCGGATGGTCGGCATCGGAGCACTGGCCGCCGTGGCGCTGGCGGTGGGCTTGGCGCTCGGCTTGCGCCCGGGCAGTGCGCCTGAAGCGGCGGTGCAGGCCGCGCCCCAAGTGCAGCAGGCGAGGGTGTCCACCCAGGCCGCCCCCGCCGAGCGTGCGGTGGCGCGCCTGGGCGAGCTGGAACTGGGCGAGGGCGAGCTGCAGGCGGTGCTGGATGGCCTGCCGCCGGCCACCCGCGAACAGCTGCGTGCCGACCGGGGCGCCCTGGAAGGCTGGGTGCGCGGGCGGCTGGCGGAGAAGGCCCTGCTGCAGCAGGCCCAGGCCCAGGGCTGGGAAGAGCGCCCCGACATCCAGCGCCTGACCCGCGCCGCCACCGAGCAGATCCTCCTGCGCACCTACCTGGAGTCGGTCAGCCAGGTGCCCGCCGACTACCCCGGCGACGCCGAGCTGCAGGCCGCCTACGAGGCCGGCAAGGACAACTGGATGACCCCGGCGCTGTACCGCGTCAGCCAGATCTTTCTCGCCGTCGGCCCCGGTGCGGCTGAGGAGCAGGTGCGCAAGCAGGCCATCGAGCTGGCCCGCCGCGCGACGGCTGCCAACGCCGATTTCGCCGCCCTGGCGCGCCAGTATTCCCAGGATGCCCGCACGGCGGAGCAGGGTGGCGACACCGGCCTGCAACCGCTTGCGCAGTTCGTCCCGGCGATGCGCCAGGTACTCGCCCGCCAGCGCGTGGGCAGTGTGACCGAGCCGCTGCGCAGCGAGGCCGGCTACCACATTCTCAAGCTCACCGAGCAGCAGCCCGGCCGCGTCGCCAGTCTCGACGAGGTGCGCGACCGCCTGCGCCAGGCCTTGCGTGCGCAACGCCAGCAACAGGTGGCACGGGCCTACCTGGACGGCATGGTCAGCTCGGCGACCCTGAGCATCGACGGTGCGAGCCTCAACCAGGCGCTGGAGCGGGCCCACTGA
- a CDS encoding YbjN domain-containing protein, whose protein sequence is MTAIDMIHSITPDQLTERLQAAGYRVNRTEQGGVVQLLSASQGIGFAVRFGNPATDAGAYLDYCFSCALRIQGELPAGLAEVWNASRRFARLSRQGEFLVLEMDAIVAAGVSPQHLQGQMELWDRLLQEFIAYLRDYSQVMAREQAAATPAPAETADSEA, encoded by the coding sequence ATGACCGCCATCGACATGATCCACAGCATCACCCCCGACCAGCTCACCGAGCGCCTGCAGGCCGCCGGCTACCGCGTCAACCGCACCGAGCAGGGCGGCGTGGTGCAACTGCTCAGCGCCAGCCAGGGCATCGGCTTCGCCGTGCGCTTCGGCAATCCGGCCACTGACGCGGGTGCCTACCTCGACTACTGCTTCAGCTGCGCCCTGCGCATCCAGGGCGAGCTGCCGGCGGGCCTCGCCGAGGTGTGGAACGCCAGCCGCCGCTTCGCCCGCCTTTCGCGCCAGGGCGAGTTCCTCGTGCTGGAGATGGACGCCATCGTCGCCGCCGGCGTGAGCCCGCAGCACCTGCAGGGCCAGATGGAACTGTGGGACCGCCTGCTGCAGGAGTTCATCGCCTACCTGCGCGACTACAGCCAGGTCATGGCCCGCGAGCAGGCCGCCGCCACCCCGGCGCCGGCCGAAACCGCCGACAGCGAGGCGTGA
- a CDS encoding DNA repair protein translates to MNTRSHTPLKLGLALLLGASIANAASAEGMEERLRAQLRSTTQQLQALQSEQAQAAAARTAAEGQLAAAQAQIKQLTAELAKAKGQAEQLAGQQDSLRSAAQAQVAASTLQVGKFKQAYDELLGRARGIESARAQLATDLATRDEQVQQCTAKNQQMYQVAKDILEAYEKIDVSDVMKIRQPFAGSARVKFEELAQTYGDALYKTHFDAAMVPAAGQ, encoded by the coding sequence ATGAACACCCGATCGCACACGCCGCTGAAGCTGGGCCTTGCCCTGCTGCTGGGGGCCAGCATCGCCAACGCGGCCTCGGCCGAAGGCATGGAGGAGCGCCTGCGCGCCCAGTTGCGCAGCACCACCCAGCAGCTGCAGGCGTTGCAGAGCGAGCAGGCCCAGGCCGCCGCCGCGCGCACCGCGGCCGAGGGCCAGCTGGCGGCGGCCCAGGCGCAGATCAAGCAGCTCACCGCCGAGCTGGCCAAGGCGAAGGGCCAGGCCGAGCAACTCGCCGGCCAGCAGGACAGCCTGCGCAGCGCCGCCCAGGCCCAGGTCGCGGCCAGCACCCTGCAGGTGGGCAAGTTCAAGCAGGCCTACGACGAACTGCTGGGCCGCGCCCGTGGCATCGAGTCGGCCCGCGCCCAACTGGCCACCGACCTCGCCACGCGTGACGAGCAGGTGCAGCAGTGCACCGCCAAGAACCAGCAGATGTACCAGGTGGCCAAGGACATCCTCGAGGCCTACGAAAAGATCGACGTCAGCGACGTGATGAAGATCCGCCAGCCCTTCGCCGGCAGCGCCCGGGTGAAGTTCGAGGAGCTGGCGCAGACCTACGGTGACGCGCTCTACAAGACCCACTTCGACGCCGCCATGGTGCCCGCCGCCGGCCAGTGA
- a CDS encoding putative porin — protein MICRMSRLALGIGAVVAGLAGPVLAQPPAPSENATINLIRLLVQQGVLKQDQAQALIQQAEAEAVQARQAAATAPSAPAGVPGEVRVQYVPAIVRDQIRDQVKAEVMAQARQENWAAPNTFPDWVSRISLEGDVRLRSESRYYSDTNSDRIVDFARINDRGPYDINTNTNRQLPPLLNTREDRENLLRLRARLGMRAVLSPSWTAVMRIGTGSDSGPVSTTQTLGGGFGKKDLWLDQGYLAYKPDERLTLTGGRMPNPFYTTDLLYSGDLNFDGLAAVFDQPLDRDMGLFGTLGAFPVEYSSDTASSNGFDKESSRNNWLYGAQLGARWQLDADNSVKGALAYYRFDDIEGRRSSPCSLYSGQPACDTDESRPAFMQKGNTLMQLRNIVIDPANPTTTPQPQYFGLASEFNLVDLNLAWDTALFHDFKLRSQAHYVRNLGYDEGEIRKRSAGQLANNVDASGNIESGDTAWMLQFTLGNALDLKKHGDWNLYAGYKRIEPDALPDGFNDSSFHLGGTNAKGWFLGANYGFDKNIVGSVRWLSAEEVYGAPFDIDVLQLEVNTRF, from the coding sequence ATGATCTGCAGAATGAGCCGACTGGCGCTGGGGATAGGCGCCGTGGTCGCCGGCCTGGCCGGCCCGGTGCTGGCGCAACCGCCGGCGCCTTCGGAAAACGCCACCATCAACCTGATCCGCCTGCTGGTGCAGCAGGGCGTGCTCAAGCAGGACCAGGCCCAGGCGCTGATCCAGCAGGCCGAGGCCGAGGCCGTGCAGGCCCGCCAGGCCGCCGCCACGGCCCCATCGGCCCCGGCCGGGGTGCCGGGCGAGGTGCGCGTGCAGTACGTGCCGGCCATCGTCCGCGACCAGATCCGCGACCAGGTCAAGGCCGAGGTCATGGCCCAGGCCAGGCAGGAGAACTGGGCCGCGCCCAACACCTTCCCCGACTGGGTGTCGCGCATCAGCCTGGAGGGCGACGTGCGCCTGCGCAGCGAATCGCGCTACTACTCCGACACCAACAGCGACCGCATCGTCGACTTCGCGCGGATCAACGACCGCGGCCCCTACGACATCAACACCAACACCAACCGGCAGCTGCCACCGCTGCTCAACACCCGCGAGGACCGCGAGAACCTGCTGCGCCTGCGCGCCCGCCTGGGCATGCGCGCCGTGCTCTCGCCGAGCTGGACGGCGGTCATGCGCATCGGCACCGGCTCCGACAGCGGCCCGGTGTCCACCACCCAGACCCTGGGCGGCGGCTTCGGCAAGAAGGACCTGTGGCTCGACCAGGGCTACCTCGCCTACAAGCCCGACGAGCGCCTGACCCTCACCGGCGGGCGCATGCCCAACCCGTTCTACACCACCGACCTGCTGTACTCGGGCGACCTCAACTTCGACGGCCTGGCGGCGGTGTTCGACCAGCCGCTGGACCGCGACATGGGGCTGTTCGGCACCCTCGGCGCCTTCCCGGTGGAATACAGCTCCGACACCGCCAGCAGCAACGGCTTCGACAAGGAGAGCAGCAGGAACAACTGGCTCTACGGCGCCCAGCTCGGCGCCCGCTGGCAGCTGGACGCGGACAACAGCGTCAAGGGCGCGCTGGCCTACTACCGCTTCGACGACATCGAAGGCCGGCGCTCCAGCCCCTGTTCCCTGTACTCCGGCCAGCCGGCCTGCGACACCGACGAGTCGCGCCCCGCCTTCATGCAGAAGGGCAACACCCTGATGCAGCTGCGCAACATCGTCATCGACCCGGCCAACCCCACCACCACGCCGCAGCCGCAGTACTTCGGCCTGGCCTCCGAGTTCAACCTGGTGGACCTCAACCTCGCCTGGGACACCGCGCTGTTCCACGATTTCAAGCTGCGCAGCCAGGCCCACTACGTGCGCAACCTGGGCTACGACGAGGGTGAGATCCGCAAGCGCTCGGCCGGCCAGCTGGCCAACAACGTCGACGCCAGCGGCAACATCGAGAGCGGCGATACCGCCTGGATGCTGCAGTTCACCCTGGGCAACGCCCTGGACCTGAAGAAGCACGGCGACTGGAACCTCTACGCCGGCTACAAGCGCATCGAGCCCGACGCCCTGCCGGACGGCTTCAACGACTCGTCCTTCCACCTCGGCGGCACCAACGCCAAGGGCTGGTTCCTCGGCGCCAACTACGGCTTCGACAAGAACATCGTCGGCAGCGTCCGCTGGCTGAGCGCAGAGGAGGTCTACGGCGCGCCCTTCGACATCGATGTCCTGCAACTGGAGGTCAACACGCGCTTCTGA
- a CDS encoding energy transducer TonB family protein has product MTTFPSKGPDSGLAEVRRAEPTWRRPLAWGLGALVAAGLAWLLWQWANDMSGVRREAPKIPAIIPLPPPPPPPPVQEKPPEPETPVEEKIVEPEPTPEPEEVKPEEEAPPTPADDLANPMQMDGDAQAGSDAFNIGAGKGGGMAGSGGGRLGNGTYSQFLAYAFQRLMRDSPELRSLAFRVHLDVWIDQGGQVIRVELTRSTGDPELDAKVLAALRASPALERPPASISMPVRISLQGRRPS; this is encoded by the coding sequence ATGACCACCTTTCCCAGCAAGGGCCCCGATAGCGGGCTCGCCGAAGTCCGCAGGGCCGAGCCGACCTGGCGCCGGCCGCTGGCCTGGGGCCTGGGGGCGCTGGTCGCCGCCGGCCTCGCCTGGCTGCTCTGGCAGTGGGCCAACGACATGAGCGGCGTGCGCCGCGAGGCGCCGAAGATCCCCGCGATCATCCCGCTGCCACCGCCGCCGCCCCCACCGCCGGTGCAGGAGAAGCCGCCGGAGCCGGAAACCCCGGTGGAGGAAAAGATCGTCGAGCCGGAACCCACCCCCGAGCCCGAGGAGGTCAAGCCGGAGGAGGAGGCACCGCCTACGCCCGCCGACGACCTGGCCAACCCCATGCAGATGGACGGCGACGCCCAGGCCGGTTCCGACGCCTTCAACATCGGCGCCGGCAAGGGCGGCGGCATGGCCGGCAGCGGCGGTGGGCGCCTGGGCAACGGCACCTACAGCCAGTTCCTCGCCTACGCCTTCCAGCGCCTGATGCGCGACAGCCCCGAGCTGCGCTCGCTGGCCTTCCGCGTGCACCTGGACGTGTGGATCGACCAGGGCGGCCAGGTCATCCGCGTGGAGCTGACGCGATCCACCGGCGACCCGGAACTCGACGCCAAGGTGCTGGCCGCGCTGCGTGCCTCGCCCGCCCTGGAACGCCCGCCGGCCTCGATATCGATGCCGGTCCGAATCTCGTTGCAAGGACGCCGGCCCAGCTAG
- a CDS encoding ExbD/TolR family protein, with translation MANLSSSHDDDEDAAVDSINITPLVDVLMVVLVMFILTATAQVSGIQINLPKASAAISLAQPKTKAISVNDGGQVFLDAYPVTLPELEDRLRTEKALNPDFPVIVRGDATVQYQKVIEVLDLLRRLELSQVGLVTGKPNQG, from the coding sequence ATGGCCAACCTGAGCAGCAGCCATGACGACGACGAGGACGCCGCCGTCGACAGCATCAACATCACGCCCCTGGTGGACGTGCTCATGGTGGTGCTGGTGATGTTCATCCTCACCGCCACCGCCCAGGTCTCGGGCATCCAGATCAACCTGCCCAAGGCCAGCGCCGCCATCTCCCTGGCGCAGCCGAAGACCAAGGCCATCTCGGTCAACGACGGCGGCCAGGTGTTCCTCGACGCCTACCCGGTGACCCTGCCGGAGCTGGAGGACCGCCTGCGCACCGAGAAGGCGCTGAACCCCGACTTCCCGGTGATCGTGCGCGGCGACGCCACGGTGCAGTACCAGAAGGTCATCGAAGTGCTCGACCTGCTGCGGCGCCTGGAGCTGTCCCAGGTCGGGCTGGTCACCGGCAAACCGAACCAGGGCTGA